Proteins from one Poecile atricapillus isolate bPoeAtr1 chromosome 6, bPoeAtr1.hap1, whole genome shotgun sequence genomic window:
- the AIFM2 gene encoding LOW QUALITY PROTEIN: ferroptosis suppressor protein 1 (The sequence of the model RefSeq protein was modified relative to this genomic sequence to represent the inferred CDS: inserted 1 base in 1 codon) has protein sequence MGSRLSLDDSVRVLVVGGGFGGTAAASLLKSWAVPFVLVDVRDAFHHNVGALRAAVESGFAKKTFISYSATFGDSFRQGKVVDIDPGRQQVVLSDGEELHYSHLILATGSDGPFPGKFNQVIDMERAIQTYEDMVKEIEKSQRILVVGGGAAGVEMAAEIKTEYPDKEVILIHSKTALADVELLASVRQEVKEILLRKGVRLLLSEKVSDVENLRPNQFQKDMVVRTEKGTEVVVDMVVLCTGIKINSSAYAAAFGDKMASNGALRVNKHLQLEGYENIYAIGDCADVKEPKMAYHAGLHANIXGIINSLTQKPLKTYEPGSLTFLLSMGRNDGVGQVSGYYVGRLLVTIAKSRDLFVSKSWKTMGQTMPS, from the exons ATGGGCTCCCGTCTGTCTCTGGACGACTCCGTGCGGGTCCTGGTGGTCGGGGGCGGCTTCGGAGGGACTGCAGCCGCCAGCCTGCTCAAGTCCTGGGCCGTCCCTTTCGTGCTGGTGGACGTGAGAGATGCTTTCCATCACAACGTGGGCGCCCTCCGGGCCGCCGTGGAGAGCG GATTTGCCAAGAAGACTTTCATCTCCTACTCGGCCACCTTTGGGGACAGCTTCCGACAAGGCAAGGTCGTGGACATAGACCCTGGGAGGCAGCAAGTTGTGCTCAGTGATGGTGAG GAGCTTCACTACTCCCATCTCATTCTTGCAACAGGCAGTGATGGGCCATTCCCTGGGAAGTTCAACCAAGTCATTGACATGGAAAGAGCCATCCAGACCTATGAAGACATGGTCAAAGAG ATTGAGAAATCTCAGCGCATCCTGGTAGTGGgaggtggtgctgctggagtgGAGATGGCTGCCGAGATCAAAACGGAGTACCCGGACAAAGAG GTCATCCTCATTCACTCAAAAACTGCACTGGCTGACGTGGAGCTGCTAGCCAGTGTCCGTCAGGAGGTGAAAGAGATTCTCCTCAGGAAAGGAGTCCGGCTTCTGTTAA GTGAAAAGGTCAGTGACGTGGAAAACCTCAGGCCAAACCAGTTCCAGAAAGACATGGTAGTAAGGACAGAGAAGGGCACCGAGGTGGTTGTTGACATGGTGGTGCTGTGCACAGGGATAAAGATTAACTCCTCTGCATATGCTGCTGCATTTG GTGACAAAATGGCAAGTAATGGTGCTTTGAGAGTTAACAAGCACCTCCAGCTGGAAGGCTACGAGAACATCTATGCCATTGGGGACTGTGCAGATGTCAAAGAGCCCAAGATGGCCTACCATGCTGGGCTCCATGCCAACA GTGGCATCATCAACAGCCTGACACAGAAGCCTCTCAAAACCTATGAGCCAG GGTCACTAACATTCCTGCTTTCCATGGGCAGGAATGATGGTGTAGGCCAGGTGAGTGGTTACTATGTGGGACGTCTCCTGGTGACCATTGCCAAGAGCCGGGATCTGTTCGTCTCCAAGAGCTGGAAGACGATGGGACAGACAATGCCCTCTTAA
- the CHST3 gene encoding carbohydrate sulfotransferase 3, which produces MEIRRALPQDIRELLHCLKMRSKYAVLLVFVISLVIIEKENNFISRVSDKLKQSPQALAEANSTEVSPAAAKNGSLASLQELDAAFSQLRSQLYNITLQLAGDGDPGPRRHVLLMATTRTGSSFVGEFFNQQGSIFYLFEPLWHVEKTVTFLPGGASAVGSALVYRDVLKQLLLCDLYILENFISPVPEDHLTPFLFRRGSSHSLCEEPVCTPSTKKVFEKYYCKNRRCGPLNITLAAEACRRKQHVALKTVRIRQLEFLQPLVEDPRLDLRIIQLVRDPRAVLASRMVAFSGKYETWKKWASEGEAPLREEEVQRLRGNCESIRVSAELGLRRPGWLRGRYMLVRYEDVARAPLQKAREMFRFAGLPLTPQVEEWIGKNTQAPHDGNGVYSTCKNSSEQFDKWRFSMPFKLAQVVQDACAPAMQLFGYKLASSPVALANRSFSLLEEAQPAWVT; this is translated from the exons ATGGAGATCCGACGCGCTTTACCCCAGGATATCCgggagctgctgcactgctTGAAGATGAGGAGCAAGTACGCCGTCCTGCTGGTCTTCGTCATCAGCCTCGTCATCATCGAGAAGGAGAACAACTTCATCTCCAG GGTGTCGGACAAGCTGAAGCAGTCCCCGCAGGCACTGGCAGAAGCCAACAGCACCGAGGTCAGCCCAGCAGCGGCCAAGAACGGCTCGCTGGCCTCGCTGCAGGAGCTGGACGCCGCCTTCTCCCAGCTGAGGTCGCAGCTGTACAACATCACCCTGCAGCTGGCAGGTGACGGGGACCCCGGGCCACGGCGGCACGTCCTGCTGATGGCCACCACCCGCACTGGCTCCTCCTTTGTCGGGGAGTTCTTCAACCAGCAGGGCAGCATCTTCTACCTCTTCGAGCCCCTCTGGCACGTCGAGAAGACGGTGACCTTCCTGCCGGGAGGAGCCAGCGCGGTGGGCTCAGCCTTGGTTTACCGAGATGTCCTCAAGCAGCTCCTCCTCTGCGACCTCTACATCTTGGAGAACTTCATCTCACCGGTGCCCGAGGATCACCTGACGCCCTTCTTGTTCCGACGGGGCTCCAGCCACTCGCTGTGCGAGGAGCCCGTCTGCACGCCCAGCACCAAGAAGGTCTTTGAGAAGTACTACTGCAAGAACCGCCGCTGCGGCCCCCTCAACATCACGCTGGCGGCCGAGGCATGCCGGCGCAAGCAGCACGTGGCCCTGAAGACGGTGCGCATCCGGCAGCTGGAGTTCCTGCAGCCGCTGGTGGAGGACCCTCGGCTGGACCTGCGCATCATCCAGCTGGTGCGGGACCCCCGCGCCGTCCTGGCCTCACGCATGGTGGCCTTCTCCGGCAAGTACGAGACCTGGAAGAAGTGGGCGTCCGAAGGGGAGGCTCCCCTGCGCGAGGAGGAGGTGCAGCGGCTGCGGGGCAACTGCGAGAGCATCCGCGTGTCGGCGGAGCTGGGGCTGCGGCGGCCGGGCTGGCTGCGGGGCCGCTACATGCTGGTGCGCTACGAGGACGTGGCGCGGGCGCCGCTGCAGAAGGCCCGGGAGATGTTCCGCTTCGCCGGGCTGCCCCTCACCCCGCAGGTGGAGGAGTGGATCGGCAAAAACACTCAGGCTCCCCACGACGGCAACGGCGTCTACTCCACGTGCAAGAACTCCTCGGAGCAGTTCGACAAGTGGAGGTTCAGCATGCCCTTCAAGCTGGCGCAGGTGGTGCAGGACGCCTGCGCCCCAGCCATGCAGCTCTTTGGCTACAAGCTGGCCAGCAGCCCCGTGGCGCTGGCAAACCGCTCCTTCAGCCTGCTGGAGGAGGCACAGCCCGCCTGGGTCACGTAG